The window TGCTCAAGAAACGCGGTGAGATACGTATTGTGGAGCACCTCTACAGTGCCCTGCCGGGCTCGACAATGCCagcgaccaccgccgccggggCGCGGAAGGAGATCGGCTTCCGCATTGGCGGCGACGGTCGAGTCACATTCAACCACTCCATCATGAACACAGGGCAGATGCTCCGCGTGCTTAAGGACAACCTTAAGCGTGTGGAAACCTTTCAGCGCCAGCACGACAGCGCGATCATGGCGCTCGAGCATGTCAGTCGCCACATCCCGGTGGACTTCAGCGTCGACACAGAGTGGAAATACCGGGCGGAGGGCAACCTGGTCTTGTACCTGGAGCGCTTCGCGCGCACTATCAAGGAAAACGAAGTGCAGCTCGTCACATTTCTGCACTCCATCATGGATGGCAGGGTAGGGATGTCGGATGCTGGCAAGGTGGCGTTGCCAGCCAAAATGCCGGTAAAGAAGCGAATGGTGTGGATTGTGTCGGACCGCTTCTACACGCTTCCCAGCGGCGTTGTTTTCATCCCATTTGATGTCGACTTTGACTCTATCAAGCGCCTTCTGCTCACCCGTCAGTGAGTGCATCGGGCCTGGatggggaaggagagggccgcaaaggcagcagctgatAGGAGGAGCGATGAGCGACACGGGCAGCGGTAGTTATGCGCCACACCACTGCTGTTGCCTTCGACCAGCTGTGTCACTTGAAGGAGTGTGtttgtgcatgtgtgcgagttggagagagagagagggtggctTGTGAATGAAAGAAAAGGGTCGTTGCACattctgtgtgtgtgtgtggtgggggggggggttgatTCGCGTAGACAAGCGAGATTCATGTATTATTGAGCAGACGGTGGTGTTCTCctgcccccacccacccatcgccaccacctctttccccctgtctctctctctctcgctcgtgtGTTGGGTGTCACCCTTTTATGGTAGTCACAAGAGTAGTCCATTTGAGCATTCGTACTTCTCTAGAGAGAaagcccctctccctcgtgctTCCCTGTAGTGGAAATGACCGACAAACATCTCATGCCACTGCAGGCatgagcacacgcacatacactgCGCTCTTCAGCACAGACAAACTgggtgtctttctctctttcattttcccctccactctctctctctctcctctctaaTTTTGGCCCCGCCCCTCTCACCGTCTCGCACTCTTTTGTCTTacgcgccgctgcccaaCTACCGCTGCTCAACTAACACTGGTGGCGCAATGACAACGCTGTCCTCACAGAGTAGCTAATCTCCCTACGNNNNNNNNNNNNNNNNNNNNNNNNNNNNNNNNNNNNNNNNNNNNNNNNNNNNNNNNNNNNNNNNNNNNNNNNNNNNNNNNNNNNNNNNNNNNNNNNNNNNcctcctcttccttcactCTCCTGGTCACCTACACCGACCTCTCGGTAAGTGGTTCGCTTTCTGGAATACTCACACCTCCCAATCGCCAGACTCGACACTTGTAGTCATCGCGCACACACtctaccctccccctcatccACCTTGCAAGTCCTCTTTACGCTGGCTTTGCCACCTGCCCATTAGCGCCATtatcgcacacacactccacacaccccctccccccgccacacatacacacacacacgccaagaTGCCCGCTTGCCTCCCCTACTACACCGGCGCGATGTCCTTCACGCTCCTCCACTTCCTCGCCTGGGCATTCGCCTTTGTCGCCACGCCTACCGCGCAGTTCCAGACGCCCGGCCACGGCTGCTACACCATGTGGGGCTACCGCACGTTCTGCGGCAACGTGTCGTACGACCTGACCGGTGACGCCGCCTTCGGCTGTGCGCGCCGCACCTCCACgatgcgctgcggtgctgccttTGGTGTCATGGCGTCCGGGTGCGGCTTTGCCGCCCTCGTGTTCGCCGTCCTGCTCAACACGCAGATCCAGCTCCCCGTCATCATCTCCTTCGTGCTCGCCGCCGTCTGCATCCCGTTCACCATGATCTCCTGGGCCTGCGTGGCCAGCGTCTACAACATGGTCATGTGCGGCGACCGCTTCGGCAGCAAGTACCCCTACACCGCGGGCTTTGTGCTGATGGTCGCGTCCTGGGGCCTGGAAATCATCGCTGTGTCCATACTCGCCTGCACGAACTGGACGCGCCCGccgagggaggaggtcgacATCGCCGTCTCCAAGCACTAGGNNNNNNNNNNNNNNNNNNNNNNNNNNNNNNNNNNNNNNNNNNNNNNNNNNNNNNNNNNNNNNNNNNNNNNNNNNNNNNNNNNNNNNNNNNNNNNNNNNNNNNNNNNNNNNNNNNNNNNNNNNNNNNNNNNNNNNNNNNNNNNNNNNNNNNNNNNNNNNNNNNNNNNNNNNNNNNNNNNNNNNNNNNNNNNNNNNNNNNNNNNNNNNNNNNNNNNNNNNNNNNNNNNNNNNNNNNNNNNNNNNNNNNNNNNNNNNNNNNNNNNNNNNNNNNNNNNNNNNNNNNNNNNNNNNNNNNNNNNNNNNNNNNNNNNNNNNNNNNNNNNNNNNNNNNNNNNNNNNNNNNNNNNNNNNNNNNNNNNNNNNNNNNNNNNNNNNNNNNNNNNNNNNNNNNNNNNNNNNNNNNNNNNNNNNNNNNNNNNNNNNNNNNNNNNNNNNNNNNNNNNNNNNNNNNNNNNNNNNNNNNNNNNNNNNNNNNNNNNNNNNNNNNNNNNNNNNNNNNNNNNNNNNNNNNNNNNNNNNNNNNNNNNNNNNNNNNNNNNNNNNNNNNNNNNNNNNNNNNNNNNNNNNNNNNNNNNNNNNNNNNNNNNNNNNNNNNNNNNNNNNNNNNNNNNNNNNNNNNNNNNNNNNNNNNNNNNNNNNNNNNNNNNNNNNNNNNNNNNNNNNNNNNNNNNNNNNNNNNNNNNNNNNNNNNNNNNNNNNNNNNNNNNNNNNNNNNNNNNNNNNNNNNNNNNNNNNNNNNNNNNNNNNNNNNNNNNNNNNNNNNNNNNNNNNNNNNNNNNNNNNNNNNNNNNNNNNNNNNNNNNNNNNNNNNNNNNNNNNNNNNNNNNNNNNNNNNNNNNNNNNNNNNNNNNNNNNNNNNNNNNNNNNNNNNNNNNNNNNNNNNNNNNNNNNNNNNNNNNNNNNNNNNNNNNNNNNNNNNNNNNNNNNNNNNNNNNNNNNNNNNNNNNNNNNNNNNNNNNNNNNNNNNNNNNNNNNNNNNNNNNNNNNNNNNNNNNNNNNNNNNNNNNNNNNNNNNNNNNNNNNNNNNNNNNNNNNNNNNNNNNNNNNNNNNNNNNNNNNNNNNNNNNNNNNNNNNNNNNNNNNNNNNNNNNNNNNNNNNNNNNNNNNNNNNNNNNNNNNNNNNNNNNNNNNNNNNNNNNNNNNNNNNNNNNNNNNNNNNNNNNNNNNNNNNNNNNNNNNNNNNNNNNNNNNNNNNNNNNNNNNNNNNNNNNNNNNNNNNNNNNNNNNNNNNNNNNNNNNNNNNNNNNNNNNNNNNNNNNNNNNNNNNNNNNNNNNNNNNNNNNNNNNNNNNNNNNNNNNNNNNNNNNNNNNNNNNNNNNNNNNNNNNNNNNNNNNNNNNNNNNNNNNNNNNNNNNNNNNNNNNNNNNNNNNNNNNNNNNNNNNNNNNNNNNNNNNNNNNNNNNNNNNNNNNNNNNNNNNNNNNNNNNNNNNNNNNNNNNNNNNNNNNNNNNNNNNNNNNNNNNNNNNNNNNNNNNNNNNNNNNNNNNNNNNNNNNNNNNNNNNNNNNNNNNNNNNNNNNNNNNNNNNNNNNNNNNNNNNNNNNNNNNNNNNNNNNNNNNNNNNNNNNNNNNNNNNNNNNNNNNNNNNNNNNNNNNNNNNNNNNNNNNNNNNNNNNNNNNNNNNNNNNNNNNNNNNNNNNNNNNNNCTCTACGTTGGCGGGGATGTGGAAgggggctgcttggcctcGCAACGCGGAGTGGGGGCACTGGGCTTCGACGCCACGTACAGGGATGCACCCCCGCCATgatggaggcagaggcggtcATCTATTGATAGAAGATATCATATCCGATTGTGTGCAGAGTGGTATTTGAGGGGGCGCATGCCTTGGTGTATGTATGTGGGGTGAAGAGGGATATCATGGCGTGTGTATAATCTTCtgtgctctctcgctgttgAGGCTAGGTATGTCGGTCAAATAAAAGGCGAGAGCTCGAGCTAGGTGAAGGAACAGAGGAGTGCGAGGAGGCACACGTGTGtctgctctcttcccttttctttttctgaAGGGGAACGAGGGCATGGGCGATGTGAGAAGGTCttgcagagggagaagaatgACATCAGAGTGCGTGGTGAGCCTCTCTCAATCCCTTTCACCAAGAAGAGTTATATGAAATATACATATATATCTAGTGTGTATAAAAGCCTGATGAGGTCACAAATGACGAGCAACGAGGATACCGGAAGGAAAAAGTGgacggtgtgtgcgtgtgtgtgttagcggagggggggacagCCGTTGAGGCATCTATGCCCAGTGAGCGAAGAAGAATCGCGAGCTTGTCGTACGGAAACAAGCGCGGAGACAACAGTAGCGCGGTGGTGAGtcgtgcgtgcgctggtAGTCTTGCTGTCCACCTCGCTGGAAGGAATCCAATCATGGTTCTAGTGAGCGTTGGTCTATACGCTTTCGCGATTTGTCAAGGAAAAACACCTAACAAGTCGCATCGGGCCATCAGGaaacacacccacgcgcatgcacagagacagagatgCTCACCCGTACATTGACCAGCAAATTTCGTTCACACACCTTTTGCCCACCCAAGTACCAGTTCACCCATCCACTCACCCCTCCAAACCTCCCATCATCATCAAGGGTTTATTTTGTGCATGTAACGCCGCACTCCTCagcccctcaccctctcttccgcttccccctccccccacagtGCTGCCATACAGATTAAAAGCTGAACGCATGAACAGCGGAGAAGACCGGACTCATCCTCGGCAGGAACATctggcgcctcctcctgtaCAGCTACAATCTCTGCAGTTCTTTCAAGCGCGATGAACCCCTCTTCCCACATgtttctccacctccccaaCCCGAACCGTGACCTTCGTCTTTGCCTGCT is drawn from Leishmania panamensis strain MHOM/PA/94/PSC-1 chromosome 24 sequence and contains these coding sequences:
- a CDS encoding amastin-like surface protein-like protein (TriTrypDB/GeneDB-style sysID: LpmP.24.1240), encoding MPACLPYYTGAMSFTLLHFLAWAFAFVATPTAQFQTPGHGCYTMWGYRTFCGNVSYDLTGDAAFGCARRTSTMRCGAAFGVMASGCGFAALVFAVLLNTQIQLPVIISFVLAAVCIPFTMISWACVASVYNMVMCGDRFGSKYPYTAGFVLMVASWGLEIIAVSILACTNWTRPPREEVDIAVSKH